One Plasmodium sp. gorilla clade G2 genome assembly, contig: PADLG01_00_1, whole genome shotgun sequence DNA window includes the following coding sequences:
- a CDS encoding serine/threonine protein kinase, FIKK family yields MNYFSKYKVIESNGLFYTKNEKYDNSFINIKKKKQVKNKDDSYNIIKLLFPRCIILFIILYLFVIPLNEVIYNEYDCSSKHIQHYCIRNLSESLRGKNELNDDSESCRSSNLFKEKTKSVKNSEEIKNYSSGKTKKRKSQYKSKTKSSKEKSVKSIFGRRGSSSHENTDLYSDSDVEYDYGSLFYDCYYTEELIEPCVVKEEETYYDAQEDFPSEEKNKYKIKDNEKSYKNVNNDCKVEDVENMHYKLFYNWKLGKESLTKLLGCSNRLSVNNVKYTDWKFESIPTVGFSKDGDRLQEMFKASVFSYNEKGEGEGEVYLFIKKIPIEVWVRQYNLMNSHEGEYLLDGENFIMEGVTSAYLSEYYPGLIPKLYKVLYEPECHKCNVDNNNTNVDNHKSDNKHKSNSKYKSNGKHKSNGKHKSNGKRKSDSNDKRDSNDQDDKNDQRDSNDKSDNNHKCDSNNKCDSNNKCDNNSHNKNNHNDDNNANDVVDEDIEAYSDLNKFNEMLKEQLNKNKNGYVVFVCELFGEDLFQYINKRNENEDTRVRNEDKKIIMFEFLKLLIKFHNAGLAHLDISPENILIENNGDLRLCDLAKCAPLYTCNLRHIKGSGDDLYLFQSYQPCVGKIPCIPKECWDIIREHINLKVDHPFEYLSSITDQEERKKYYFDVHCVDKYMLGIFYIWMWNLSYIWKRADPPNDKTFNNFLKYDLNINVFQLAQQWPKGLKDIINKLLLLESRMKTDLNELTEHPWWFSED; encoded by the exons atgaattatttttctaaatataaGGTTATTGAATCTAATGGGTTgttttatacaaaaaatgaaaaatatgataattcttttataaatataaaaaaaaagaaacaagttaaaaataaagatgatagttataatattataaaattgttATTTCCAAGAtgtattattctttttatcattttatatttgtttgtaATTCCATTG aatgaagtaatatataatgaatatgatTGTTCTAGTAAACACATTCAACACTATTGTATTAGAAACTTATCAGAGAGTTTAAGGGGTAAAAATGAATTGAACGATGATTCGGAAAGTTGTAGATCAAGTAATTtgtttaaagaaaaaaccAAAAGCGTAAAAAATTcggaagaaataaaaaattattctagtggtaaaacaaaaaaaagaaagtctCAATATAAATCTAAGACAAAGAGTTCTAAAGAAAAAAGTGTAAAAAGTATTTTTGGTCGTAGAGGAAGTAGTTCACATGAAAATACTGATTTATATAGTGATAGTGATGTGGAGTATGACTATGGAAGTCTATTTTACGATTGTTATTATACTGAAGAATTAATTGAACCCTGCGTagtaaaagaagaagaaacaTATTATGATGCACAAGAAGATTTTCCTagtgaagaaaaaaacaaatataaaataaaagacaaTGAAAAatcttataaaaatgtaaataatgacTGTAAGGTAGAAGATGTAGAAAATATGCATTATAAACTTTTTTATAACTGGAAATTAGGAAAAGAATCTTTGACGAAATTATTAGGATGTTCTAATAGATTAAGTGTAAATAATGTGAAATATACTGATTGGAAATTCGAATCTATTCCAACTGTAGGTTTTTCAAAAGATGGAGATAGACTTCAAGAAATGTTTAAAGCTTCtgttttttcatataatgaGAAAGGTGAAGGAGAAGGAgaagtatatttatttattaaaaagataCCTATAGAGGTGTGGGTAAGACAGTACAATCTGATGAATTCTCATGAAGGAGAATATTTATTAGATGgagaaaattttattatggaAGGAGTAACCTCAGCTTATTTAAGCGAGTATTATCCTGGACTCATACCAAAATTGTACAAGGTATTATATGAGCCTGAATGTCATAAATGTAATGTAGACAATAACAATACAAATGTAGATAATCATAAGAGTGATAATAAGCATAAGAGTAATAGTAAATATAAGAGTAATGGTAAACATAAGAGTAATGGTAAACATAAGAGTAATGGTAAACGTAAAAGTGATAGTAATGACAAACGTGATAGTAATGACcaagatgataaaaatgatcaaCGTGATAGTAATGACAAGAGTGATAATAATCACAAATGTGATAGTAACAACAAATGTGATAGTAACAACaaatgtgataataatagccataacaaaaataaccataatgatgataataatgcaAACGATGTTGTTGATGAAGATATTGAGGCTTATAGTGATTTGAATAAATTTAATGAGATGTTAAAAGaacaattaaataaaaataagaatggTTATGTTGTTTTTGTTTGTGAATTATTTGGTGAAGatctttttcaatatattaataaaaggaatgaaaatgaagatacGCGTGTAAgaaatgaagataaaaaaataattatgtttgaatttttaaagttattaataaaattccATAATGCAGGATTGGCACATCTTGATATATCAcctgaaaatattttaatagaaaataatgGTGATTTACGTTTATGTGATCTAGCTAAATGTGCTCCATTGTATACATGTAATTTAAGACATATTAAAGGTAGTGGAgatgatttatatttattccaaTCTTATCAACCGTGTGTTGGAAAAATCCCTTGTATTCCAAAAGAGTGTTGGGATATTATAAgagaacatataaatttaaaagttGATCATCCTTTTGAATATTTATCATCTATTACTGATcaagaagaaagaaaaaaatattattttgatgtaCACTGTgtagataaatatatgcttggtatattttatatatggatGTGGAATTTAAGTTATATATGGAAACGAGCTGACCCACCAAATGATAaaacatttaataatttcttaaaatacgatttgaatataaatgtatttcaGTTAGCCCAACAATGGCCAAAAGGCCTCAAAGATATAATTAac aaattattattactagaAAGCAGAATGAAGACAgatttaaatgaattaaCTGAACATCCTTGGTGGTTTAGTGAagattaa